In the genome of Tannockella kyphosi, one region contains:
- a CDS encoding ABC transporter permease: protein MENNKIVTMESSVDASMFEVVGQDLDSLNEMSRPSISFWKDAFGRIKRDKVTMFFLTVLIIITTLSFLIPAIWPVAMNTQNYAYTNAAPFTSTGDHIFIFGTDVLGRDLFVRAFDGGRVSLTIAYVAVVINCVVGVCYGGIAGYFGGMLDNVMMRFVEILNGIPYLLLVIVFMIVLEPGMTTIIVAYSVVGWAGMARLVRGEVMRLKQQEFVICASTMGASSARIIFRHLVPNILSLVVVNLTLQIPSIIFTEAFLSFIGLGVVLPQASWGTLANEGIASFQRYPYQLIIPAVLISITMLSFNLVGDRLRDAFDPKLRR from the coding sequence ATGGAAAATAATAAGATAGTAACTATGGAATCAAGTGTAGATGCTTCGATGTTCGAAGTAGTTGGACAAGATTTAGATAGTTTAAATGAAATGAGTAGACCTTCTATTAGCTTCTGGAAAGATGCTTTTGGACGTATTAAAAGAGATAAAGTAACGATGTTTTTCTTAACAGTTTTAATTATTATTACAACACTATCCTTTTTAATACCAGCTATTTGGCCTGTAGCAATGAATACACAAAACTATGCATATACAAATGCGGCACCATTTACAAGTACTGGAGATCATATTTTTATCTTTGGTACAGATGTATTAGGACGTGATTTATTTGTTCGTGCTTTTGATGGAGGACGTGTTTCTTTAACAATTGCTTATGTAGCAGTAGTTATTAATTGTGTTGTTGGAGTATGTTATGGTGGAATTGCTGGATACTTTGGTGGCATGTTAGATAATGTAATGATGCGTTTTGTAGAGATTTTAAATGGGATTCCTTATTTATTGTTAGTAATCGTATTTATGATTGTCTTAGAACCTGGGATGACAACTATTATTGTTGCTTATTCTGTGGTAGGATGGGCTGGGATGGCAAGACTAGTTCGTGGTGAAGTAATGCGTTTAAAACAACAAGAGTTTGTTATTTGTGCATCAACGATGGGAGCTAGTTCAGCTAGAATTATTTTCCGTCATTTAGTTCCAAATATTTTATCATTAGTAGTTGTTAATTTAACATTACAAATCCCAAGTATTATCTTTACAGAAGCTTTCTTATCATTTATTGGTTTAGGAGTTGTGTTACCACAAGCTTCATGGGGTACATTAGCAAATGAAGGTATTGCTTCATTCCAACGCTATCCTTACCAATTAATCATTCCTGCAGTTCTTATTTCTATTACTATGTTAAGTTTTAACTTAGTAGGAGACAGATTAAGAGATGCTTTCGATCCAAAATTAAGGAGATAA